ATAGAGGAATCTCTCCATTGAGATGATTTCCATTCAAGTGTAGGGTTGAAAGGATGGTTCCAATTGAGCGTGCAAGTACCGTGGACAACTTATTAAATGGCAAAGTTAAGGAATATGAACGATTCCAGCAGTCCGGAATACTACCGGATAGCTTATTATTGGcaagattcaaatgaaacaaaCCATTTGTGTCACATAACGATGACAGTATTGTACAATTATCGTATTATCATGACCATCATAATACATATGAAGTACATTATGCAGCGATCAATTGCATATCATACAACTACATATTATTCATTACATGTTTAGTAACATAGGATTGTATTAAGTGGTTAATCTATTAGAGAGTAAGgcatttttggaatattttataTTACTTCTTCTTTATTGTTACTAAAGAAAATAATAGCTATTTAACCACTTAAATCAAAGGGACTGAATTGTTTATTACATGGCAGCATTAATTATTACTGCAGCAATAAATGCGCGGTCAATGCCCCGAAATATTCAACTGATCTTTTAAACCTGAAGTTTAGAATCAACTAAAATCCACAGTTTGCACTTTACATGAAAGTaaccttttctttcattaatttattgaCCAACATATTAAGATACTCAGAGACGTACATTTCGAGCTCAACAACAAGGTCTCCGTCCGACGCCTAGCTAGCCGTCAAGATATCACCCAGCCCAAGGATCTGCCGGATCTGTCCTACACAAAGGTCCTCCACTGCATTTCCCTGACGTTCGCTCACGGTGTTGCGAATGTACCAGCTACACACTCGGGGTTCGTGGTCGTTGTCGTCTCAATCTCTAGGAACGGTTTTTGTTCCGCCGCCATGATCCCCCACGAGCTCATCAACTGATGCGTGGTCAGGAGTGGGATTAGAGGATGATGGAACATGAGTAATCAGCTGTTCGAGGAGATGTTGGGGAACCGTTCGAAGGAGTTCATATATCAGGAAGGGCTCGAGTTCAGTGTTTTGCCTTCGCCCGAGAGTGATCTAAATGGAGTGGTGGCGATCAGTGAGGAAGTGGCAAAAGAGGTTGAATTGGTGGATGAGGGGCTCAAAGAAGTGGGGTTTTGTATACTTGACGGGGAGAGCAAGATTGTATCTTCGAACCGATCCGGCGCAGCGAGGAAAGTGCCGATCAGCTATCTGTTCAAGTGGATCTGGATGTTTGCGAGGCAGCCGaatgtcatcttcaagatccCGCCGAAGGCTCATCAAAGTCAGGACCACTTGCGGGATTTTGGGATCCCAAATTGGGTTGTAAATTGTTGATGATGCATATGTAATTGGCAAACATACGAGAGTCTCCTTAAAATTGGCCATGCATTtgtggggaaaattaccaaagaagtcataaatttattgtaattgcgctaattcagtcataatttttttcttttttgtcaattgagttttaaagattttacttttgtatcaattcaatccatccggtcaattttaCGTAATTTATAGACaattttaaataacattttaatatttattaatttctttctttctttctttctttttcatttttcatttttttctccttccttcttcctccgaCCAATCATCAATTGCGACCAACCAAAGGCTAGGGTTGACAAGATCAACCTTGCTATCAttgggcaaggcttggcctcaccagaTCACCTCGCCACGGTTGGACAAGGTTGACCCTACCATCATTAGGCTAGGAGACCTCACCAGCCCTAGCCTCTGGCCAATCACCAACCAATGACTAgccggaggaaggaggaagggaacaataaaaaaacaaaagaaaaataaagaaaataaaaataaataaataaatttgaaaaaaatatttaatattattaaaaactatTAATGTCAGCATTGGTCATATCACATCAATACTagctagccaaaattggctagataaattgaattggcacaaatgcaaaatatttaggatccaattgattaaaaaatgtttgagactaaattgatacaattgcaattgatttatgacttttttggtaattctttttgcatttgtgtgtGTATTAAAGAAGTGTATACTTAGAAAGTGTGATTAGCTATGAGGTCATCAAGTAATATTTAGGGAGAAGTGCACTAGAAGTTTTagaacttgtcacgaaagtacaatgtaattttaaaatgtgTAACAAAAGcacaatcaagtcttaaaatttttaaaaactgtAATTAATGGAAAGACTTGTTGGaccaatttgacattttttagaacttgattgcattttttttagaaattttaggacttatttgtgttttttttttgttgttgagaattttaaaatttaattgcacttttgtgacaaacaaatatttatgattcaatAATTGATGCCCTTTTATTTGAGAATAGTATCCTTCTActaaaaaaaagggataaagcTATGAATGATCCCTGAATTTGTTCTAATTGTTCAATGACATCCCCTACAAATATAATGGACTAAATGAATGTATTTTAATCCAGATTTCTAGTCATTTGATCATGTTGAGCCTCGTATTTCATATATAACTCCTACAAATCaaatggtttatttatttatttatcaactcagtctttttccttttggtaaTTTGAAAATGTCAAGAAGAAAGCACCTCTCACATACATGTGAGAGGATTTAGAGAGAGCAATTTACACCAAGATTTATATGGAAAACACATTTCGTgtgaaaggaaaaataccaCAGTATAACGGAATTCATTAATCAATTTCGATCATGAGTACGTAATTCAAGCACCCCACAAACATACTAAAACACAAGCTCCCCCTTCTGCACGCCATTACAACACCAACTCCGAATCAATTGCGAAATATGTGATAGCAAATCTCTCTAAAGTGAACACAACCAATTACTTGGAAGTTTGGTACAGCCTTCTAGTGGAACTATAAGAAATTTACAACTTGTGTTTTCAATTTGAGTACAAAGCAATCTTGAATGTGTAGAAGAACCTAAaccctctttcccttttctctcgTGTTCAAGACCACCAGGACCACCACTAGCAAAAAGCTCTACTAGTGAAATAAACGCACTATAAGGCAAGGGGCTCAAGTTTCAACTCATGGATCTGGCCAGTTTAACAAGCACACAATACCCTAActgtaggtttttttttctttaattaaaaaatagattttactaataaatttcGATTTTAATGGAACATTGCTTGGGAATCCTTCAAATGTTCATCAACCCATCTCTATTCgtataaaatatttcaattgttttcaactaaacttttcttcttgggaGGAACTTGTTTTTGTCTACGCTTGTCTACTTAGCCCCAAACAGTTAATCAATAGTTGTAACTGAATCAAGTTCCTCTCTTTCATGTGAAAGAACACCATTTCGACTTCTTACATAAGATCATGACATGTTATTCCAAAATGGTTTTACATATAACTAGGTAACACACTCACCATTAGTCCAAGAAatgatgatttttctttcatgaaggAAGGTTCATCTCACTATTCATAAAAAGAAACTTATATATACAATCTCAAACATGAATAGGAAAAGCTCTTAGAATTCCATTTATATATGCAATTTCTTGCATAGTGTTCTCTTTTTACCAACGAGAAGATTGCCCAAAAACTCCTAAACCTATGATATAATGGGTTCATTCCTAAACTTTCCAATTAtaagggcaagcctcaccctAGCCCAAAAACTCCTAAACCTATGTTagtttaatcctaaacattttagttGTGACAATTTggtcctaaaacttttgacgatttgtaatttaatcataaaattttattataatttgctaatttagttagTTTCACCAATTTTTGGTCTAAATATCGCTAATGTGGATGCTATTCTCCAACATGGCATGCCGGCATTGACGTGGACAAGATtttacatattttaaaaaaaaaaaaaatttatggaatttttaataaatttttggagttttttttttttttccttttttttttgttttgtttttatttccttcttcctctaactAGCGAGTTAGACCTTGTTGGCCTagggtgaggcttgcccttgaGAAACTAGTGAGGTCAACTGAGCTTGCTAGCCTTAGGCGAGAGTTGTCATTGGACGAGGGTCAATCTCACGAGCCTCAGGCAAGGTTGatcttgctagatttggcgaggtcgagccttgccaaccAAAGGAAGAGGCTAACCTCACCCAGGGCTGGCAAGGCTCAACCCTTGCTAGTGGCTAGCAAGGATGTTGCAAGCTTATTGAGGCCTGGTGATCaatgaaggaagaaagaaataaaaggaaaaaagaagaagaaaaattcaaaaattagaaaaatctaaaaatctaaaaactgaaaaattatttatattagtaatttctaaccaaaattgactaaaaggattgaattggaaaatttaaaaaaattataactaaattaacataatttaaAGGTTTAGAGCAAAGTTGATCACTGTACaataattttaagaatttttggacaatttttttttttttattgacatacATTTTTCAATGAGTCAAAAATATTTGGGAAGAGGGCCATTTCGCTtattaagtaattattaaattcaGCAGCGCGGTGAATGACACGACATTCATTGAACGAGTTTGACGCTGCACCTTTTACTCATATCGAGATACAAATATTTCCCATTCACATCACTTCTATTGCCAATATCACGTTATGATTCTCATCTTCGAAATCTCTGACGGAGTTGGGAAACGCGTAAAATCATTTCGAATGATTCTAATGTTAAAAGATCATTCTAAGTAAATAATAATACAagtatttaaaattaaataacagTAATTGTAAACTACCCAATTTTCCAAGATGGATTCTCTGAATAACCACACAAATTGGTGTCCACCCTTATTCAAGCATGCGAGCTAGGTCAATTTCTAGAGGCATGATTAGGGACCCTCGAGTTTATGTGTTATTTGTGAATAAACTAGACTTAGACCTAATCTGACAAGTGAGACTGAATGATCGTCAGGGTAAGAGGGCTCGACAAGATTTGTCTTCCAGCAGTCTTTTAAGATAGCGTCGGGGGTAGGGATAGAGTGATCCACGCATCAAATAGGGAGTGCCACCGGAGACATGGATGAATGGTGTTAAGGATGTTAATGGTTTAAGAGTGGGAGTATGTGAGTTATGACACCTTAATTCCACGCATCAAATAGGGGAATGCCACCGGAGACATGGATGAATGGTGTTAAGGATGTCAATGGTTTAAGAGTGGAGTATGTGAGTTATGACACCTCAATTCCAATATCGGGCGGCTATCCTTATGATATCATTCAAAGCAAATACGCAACTCCAatcattatattttattttttagtatatGCCCCACATGGATTGGACCGTAACATtacaataatatcttgaatagtaaatatttaaattagaattaatCGCCAACACAAAGAGACGTGAGCTcattgaaatggaaaaaaaaaaaacatagaaaaatgGTCAATTTGCTACTACACCTTTTTTCAAACTATACGTATTTAGAGATGGTGGGACTTATTTGTAGACGTACACCTTATTTGAATAGGTGATGGTGGCTGGCGGATGGTGATTGGCAGCAACAAGAGGTGATTGGTAGAGGGTGGCGGGTGAACAGTCGGCTAGTAGCAAGGGCGAGCGAtaagaataattttatttataattacttTTCCATAATGAAATAGAGAAtatttacttctcatttatattccaaacctatttttgaactaaaatttgttttagaaatagaaaatgaaattacgtTACCAAATAACTTGGTCCAAGGAACTGAAAAAATAgttctatttaaaaatataattgttATCATGCGCGTTTAAAACATATGTAGTTTGGAATTAAAGATATATCCAACGTTGGAGGGGGAGGGgacacttttttcttttggtcattcaaaaaaaaaattcattcatttccTAAAAGGTACATGAGAGGTACATTACAATCCAGAAAACTTCAATCCAAAGCAAAGTCTAGAaagcttcaaaacaaaacaatttctagaGATCAAGATGGGATCACTAGAGCATGGTCAATATGGCgtgaataataattattttattccaaaagtcaatttttggcaagaaattgatttttcaatttttattatctaaacaagtttctaaataaaaatatgtatttgataacgacataaaatttctctctcctgaGAGGCTGGCAAGGGGCAATGGACAAACGGCAATGGGTGGGCGGTGGCTGGGCATTTGGTTAGTAGCAAGGGCAAAcaattaaaaatagtttttatttctcatttttgtttcaaagatagaaaagtaaaaaagttttacttcttatttttgttccaaacttatttttaaagtaaacatttgtttcaaaaatagagaaataaaattgcgttactaaacggatttttgttttaaacttgacaccaaaactgaaaaaaaataaaatagaaaaacagataaattgaattattattaaCTCTCGCTTATTCTACAAGAGCAGATTTGTAACCGTATCGAATTCAAATAATCAGCGATTGATCATCGGATCTTACGTCATTAATGATGAGTACATGCAAGGATCAGGGGAGGGGGGCACTTGACCCACCTAAAGTTTAGTACGATCAAATTAGGCAGCAAGAAGATTATTACATGTAATATTTTCTTGATAGCCCACAGCTCCGGGTGCTATCTAGCTAGGACTAACTTTGTTATGAGAGACGGTTTTTATTAACAATCCATGTCGAAAAACCCAATTATTACTCTTGAAGTTTTTCCTAGAACATTTATTATCCTATGCATAATAATCATGACATGAGCAATAGTAATGCCTGCTTTACCTTGTTTTTTCATAACACAAGTTGTACGAACTTATCGACTTAATTAATAATCTAGGTGCTCACAAAACACTCCACCTACATGCTACCTATTCTATTCCTAccaattttttgttaaaaaatgaaCATGTTTAATCTCTATGTTGGCCTCAAAACGTTATGTAAACTTGTTCTTTTTCAGAAAGATGAATCACTCATCCATGCGGTGCTCAAGTAGCTAGCTAGCTAGGTTGGCATGTAATTGGAGAAATGTTCTATGGTTTTGGTATCCAATGTCCTAGGCATATATCCATGGGATCATTGGCGAGAGAGCTAGCTAGTGTTTTTATTGGCTGTCCACACATAATTTTTCTTGCTTGATCAGGACAGCTGTTTCTTCCAACTAATAGATAGTGTTTCATAGTACTGAAATGACTCGTGGTTGGCCAATGCTTTTCTGGGATTCCACCATTTGCCCCCCACTGTCTTCCTCAACACATTAAACTGTTTCTTGACCCATCTTCCCATGTGCAGGAAGCAGATCAATGCCTCGTGTCTCTAAAAAGGAAACCTTGAACAGAGCAGATGATACTAAAAAGTGTGATATACCATGCTTTTTCGAGGGAAACCTAACCCTAACCCTAATCTTCTGCAGTTTGGCTTTCTCTCACCAGCCCAAGAAACATGTCTTAGTTTTTTCAGACAAggatttcctcttttttatgaAGGGAATGAGTGAAATAACGAGGCAATCAGTGTATAGTGATTGATTACTCCAAAGTTGTTGGTTTAAAGCCCCGACTCAAACAGATTCAGTTAACAGTCTCTCTCTAATCAATACCTACTaattaaaacaaagaaataacacGTTGATAAATCCAAAATAACCCCATCTAGATGTACTGAGTATACTCAAATTTAATATTAATGACCCAAGTTTCAGAACAAGTCTGGCCTGAAGGAGAACTGATAAACTTGATAAAGGCCCCATTCCACAATTGAGATCTACATTACAGGAGTTGCAGATAAGCTGCTCAACTAGAATGCAATTTATCTGTAGTTCACTTGAGATACTTGAATAGGGCGTTAGttgtttcatttgttcttgaattGATTAAAGTGGAATGACAAATCCATTTCTTCACCTATCTAGTGAAAAGTAGTAGGATATTTGAGATTATAATCAACAGTGGATAAGATCCAATTAAGTCTTGAATTATCAGGAATACTGTTTTCCTTCATTTTACCCAAAAAGTTGAAATTACATAATTCCTATCTCATTTATCAAATTCAGGGAAAGACTCAACATATACATCTCTTTGCTTAAAGAAACTGTTAGTATAGGATTATGCAGCATGCAGGCACTTATTAGGCAAATGATCACTTTTTGTAGTGCTTATATTTTCCCATTAAAGTCAAGCGAGATAGAGAGATTGGGAAGGAAATATGCGTGCTTATAAGCTGAGCACTATGATTTGTAAGGATATCCACCGATAAAATATACAGATTTATCTCTCAACTTTCTACCTCTCCTCTCTTCActtcccttctctcttctcaccttatTCTGATTGTCATCTCGATTGTCATCTGATAATCAATTGGGATCATTACAAAATCCCAGGTGGAAAGTAAGAAAGGGGGAATTTATTTAACAGTAGTTTAAGACACTTGAATGCAGAAAACCTAGAACATTATCTCTATCAATTGCCTCTATTAAGttcaaccgaaaaaaaaaaaattgcctctATTAAGGACAAACTTTTCCAAATGTCTATGATACTTTCATATATTTATCAGATCAGAGTGAAACATGAAAGTTGAACCAGTGAATCCTCTCATTTCCCTGTGCTTTCCTCAAACTGAAATTAGAAGATCAAGAGTTCCACTTAGAACTCTGATTTCAGACTGCGAGCTAACTCTTGTCTGAAGGCTATGCAGACAGATctggaaaacaaaaacaacgcTAAAGCGTCTGCAAATAAAAAGCCCAGAGATGTAAAATTACCTCCATGAGTACCATCATGATTAAAGCCAGAAACTTGGTATCCTCAACATAGCTTTGAGATTAATCTCTCCTTTCATCAGTTTAAAAGTTTGCCAAGGTGAAGGTCGAAGccaaattatttctaaattgtTGAGTATTCTACATGACACAGATTGGTCAACACCGTTTGATTTGCTACTGTTGTTCACTGCCTGTCTTGATTAGCTTTATCTCCTTCTAAGTCCCTATATCTATGCAAATACCTCCTTAATGGACCGGCATAATTGTCGAAACCCAGAGTCTCCATAGCCCAGCAAATATCATCACCGTTCACGgtcttcctcctctccttccgGCACTTCTCGGACGCTTCGCCAGTCACGAAGCCGATGAACTCTGAGACACATTCTTGCATCGTTTCTTTCGCTTCCTTCGAGATTTTCGCATTGGGAGGGAGGATTTGCTTCATGATCCGCCCCACGTTGGCTATTGGGAGCAACCTGTCTTGCTCCTTGATGCTTCCATCGTTAGAACCGATGTTATCTTCCATTTCAAAAGGCTCACTCACAAAAGTACAAGATCCTGGTTGAATTTAAACTCTGTCTTCTAATGACAAAGGGCTTCCTTCTAAGGTACACAAATGCGCGAAGTCAGGCATCTGACTTAATATACGCATTTAACTTATGATTTCATGTCTTGTCCATTTTGGCATGTGATGACGACGGACCGGCTTGACACAAATGGTTGGTCTTTTGGCACAAACCCAATCTGGCCAGATGATCATGGCAAGACACCATGGGTCGAAAATTCTAATTATATCGTTGATTGTGATTCCACGGCATATTTATCGGCTTAGCCCTATGAATCAtggtgaagggaaaaaaaaaagcaatgtaCTTTCTTCAATGTATTTTACACTCATATTCCTCAAATTTTAAGTGGAGGATGAGATAGAGTGTGGAGTCAATTTCTTAAGTCTTTAGGATTCAAAAATGCTTGTTGATTTGGTGTAATATTGATAGACAAGTAGCCCCAGCGTTCGTCCTTTTTTGTCTACCAACGAGCTTACTCCAAGTAAGTAATTTGATTATTAATAAAAGCTCAAGTTGGTGATTAATTGTAATCCACCCAAGTTTTTGCGTGGATTCAACCGCCACTACTCTACTTTAGAATCTGATTAACCAATAAGTTATTAACTGAGTGGCATTTTCTCTAGCTTGTGTCATTGAATACGACATCAAAAAGCATGCGTAGTCAATGACGAAAACCTCAAGTATCAAGTGCAAGTCAAGCGTCTCATTTGTATTATGGGTTTATGGGGTTGTCCTTAGTTTTATgggttttttttgggggtttttcCATATGGGCCCACTAGGGGCCTGCCAAGCTACTCATAGAGGAGCTCCAAAGTTCAAGAATACACatgaccgacaaaaaaaaaaattatatattccTCATTTGGCAAGTACATTTATCAAGTTTAAAGTCAACATTTCTAATTAataaggaagaagcaaaaatgaGATCAGCTGCTAGCTGGCTTGTTACTCGTGTTGTCCATCCTCTCTCAGTTTTAACTTGTGATATTTTCTATGCCCGTTCCTAAGTTCTCTAGTTAGGTAATCATTTGATCGGGTGACTGTTTAataatttgtatttctttttaagTCGAAATCATGTGATTTCTAGAGAGAAAAGTCTGGCGCGAAATTGAAGGTCACAAGTTGTTGccatctgaccaaaaaaaggttGTTGCTGTCTTTCGCTATCAGTTACTTTATGGTTTTCCGGATTCAGGATGCTCTGATACTTCTTTATCTGTTCTAATAATACTTTACAGTAACATCGCCTTCCCATTTTCAGCCAAGCCCTATTGCTCCTATTTGGTACGAGTAGATTAAGGAGGTTTAGTGGTCCACGAATGGGGACAAAGCGCTAGGATCAGATGGCTTCTCTGTCTCATTTCATACTTTCGCATGAACTGTTATTCGTAAAGATTTCTGCGATGCattctcttatttatttatttttttgaattcccACTTCGAAGATATCGAAGAAAATATCTGCAACAGATAGTTCTCTAGCTCCTAAGTCGGCAACTGCTCCCGCAATTGCTGATTTTAGGTCTATATCTCTGAGATCCTAGCTTGCAGAATAAATAAGTTTTATCTCATTTCATTAGCATGAATCAATCAGCATTTGTTAAAGAAAGGAGTATTGGAGATAACATCTTGTTGGCCCCTGAACTTGTCAAGAATTATCATAGAGCCGGTACATCTTGAAGGTGCTTGATTAAGGCTAATTTGAGAAAAGCTGGACCTATTGAACAGGGATTTTCTCCTAAAGATTCTGCCACCAATTGGTGTGCCTGTTTCTTTCCTGACTCGGATTAAGCTGCATtacttttccctctttctccATAATGTCAATGGTCCtctggattttttatttt
The nucleotide sequence above comes from Eucalyptus grandis isolate ANBG69807.140 chromosome 2, ASM1654582v1, whole genome shotgun sequence. Encoded proteins:
- the LOC104426120 gene encoding nuclear transcription factor Y subunit B-5, translated to MEDNIGSNDGSIKEQDRLLPIANVGRIMKQILPPNAKISKEAKETMQECVSEFIGFVTGEASEKCRKERRKTVNGDDICWAMETLGFDNYAGPLRRYLHRYRDLEGDKANQDRQ